In Homo sapiens chromosome 19 genomic scaffold, GRCh38.p14 alternate locus group ALT_REF_LOCI_9 HSCHR19_4_CTG3_1, the DNA window CAGATTgtataccttgaatatatacaatcttCATTTGtcaatttgatatttttaaatttaaaaagtcgTATTGCCTGAAACGCACCAACTCTTACTACATCTAGTCCCTTATTTTCCAAAAGCAGCcagaggccgggcatgatggcctgtgcctgtaatctcagatgcttgggaggctgaggtgggaggattacctgggcctgggaggtcaaggctgcagtgagctgtgattgcaccactgcactccagcctgggcaaccgagtgggaccctgtctcaaaaaaaaaaaaaaaaaaaaaagcagccagtgACCCTTCcagcatataaataaaatcatgccaTCCTCCAGCTCAACTTCATCAGTGGGTTCCTGTTCTTTCAAAGCAGACTCTAGGACCAGTTCAAACACCCACAAGATCCTAGATGCTCTAGGCCCTGCCTTATGTCCTCCTTTCTGTGTCTCAATCATTCCAGGAACACTCACACTTCTGAGACTTTGCTTTTGCTGCTCTCTCTCCCTGGAGGGCTGTTCTCCAGATATCGGTGTGGTTGGGTCATTCTCATCCTTCATGCTTGTGGCAGATAGACCCTAAGGGGGCACTCAGGAGACTCAGGAGCCCTGCTTCCTGGTGTTCATGCCTTTGTCTAATCCCCTCACCTTGAGTGTGGAGATCTGTGACTTTCTTCTCACCAATAGctatggcaaaggtgatgggatgtTATGCTCTTGATTATGTTACATTACATAAAACTCTGTTTGCTAGGGCatttgctctctctttcttctctctctctcaatctctcttctTGCAAGTGCTGCAGAATCATTCTAGCATGAATCCTACAGCTATAAAGAACCAGATATTGCTATCAACCACAGGAGTGGAGAAATGGACCCTTCCCCAGTCAAGCCTCCAGATGAGCCAGATGAGAACACAGCCCttgttgacaccttgattgcaTCCTTATGAGACCCAAAGCAGAGGACTCAGCTAAGCTGTGcctggactcctgacccacatcaactgtgagataataaataggtGTTTCAGGCTGCTAAAttagtggtaatttgttatgcagctgTAGATCACTAATACAATGCCTCTCACAGTTATTCTCCATCtataatgtgttttttaattactCTGATAGCTtgctcttatttctttctttcttccaaagaAGAATGTGAGCTCCTGTTGGCCAGAGACCTGGTCTGTCTCAGTTCCTACAATATGCTCAGGATCTACCAAAGTATCTGAATTTGTAGGGTGAATGGGCAGCTATTTTTGTGCCAggtattttgcattaatttttttttgtaatggaagCATTTATATGCCCATTTTGTAATAAGTAAAAAgtagtataataaaaaagtaaaaagtagtaTAATAAAGTGATTTGCAAAGCAGCAAACAGATTGTATATGGAAGGCTGACCTGGAAAATCAACCACTGGAAATTGATACTATAGCCTGTCTTGTGATGTAATGGTACAGCTGCGATAGAGGTGAAGAAATCAGGAAACAGTAGATGATATGCCAGAGAACATAATTGGGAAATGGCAAATAATCGCGAGGCTTTTAGGGCTAAAGTGTGGGTGCAGAAATTCTTAAGACTACAAGAACGAGTTATGGGGAATACAATTTGAAATCAATATCAAAGTGATGAGCACCTTGTTGGAGTATCATTGATCAAGAGCCTCAGAAAGAGGGTAAATCAGAGGTGAAACATTAAGTATTCAGTTACTCATCATGCCCCAAGCCCAGGCTAAGTCATTGGTGTGGACCCACGGCTACTTCTACACTACACTGATGACTGTAAAGTCTCTCCAGGGATTTCCCATGATATGGCAGGACTGACCTACTGGAAGCAACTGTGGTCAGTTGAGAGGTATTGTTTAGTGactaataaatgaatggatgaatggatggatggatggatggatggatggatagatggataggtgggtgggggtgagtgaatgggtgaaagggtggatgagtggatgaatgggtggaagGATGGACAAATGAGTGGCTGGGTAAATAgatgggtaggtaggtagatagatggatgaaggGGTGGgtggacagatgaatggaagGGTTGGTGGTTGGATGGAttaatggatagatgaatggatggatggatggatggatggatggatggatgagttgatggatagatggataagtgagtggatggatgggtgaatgagtGGGTAGGAGGGTGGATGGGTTGGtaggtgggtagatgggtgggtgggttgatagatgggtgggtagattgatagatggatgggtgagtaGATAAATGGGTAGATGAAAGTGATGCAAAATTATTCTTTATCCCTCTTCCTTGGGATCTCAAGTCATGTATGTTACAATCCTCCCACGTGCATCTTCTCACTGTGgtcctcatcatttttttttcagttacctGCACCGTGCCTCCCATACTTTTCCACACAATGGGATCTCTTAGCCCCACAATCCATTATTTGCCATTCCTACATCCCTCATAGAGCACTGGACACTCTTTCTGGCTTTCCTTCTCTGgcataatgaaatataaattttcatttatgtctGAATAGCAACTGTGAAGCTCATTGTTTTTGTGACACCGGGGAGGTCACCTAATCTCTATGAGCAAAAAGAAGTTAGTAACACAACCACCCTCATAGGAAGTGAAGACTGAATGAGTTAGTGGAGGCAAGTTACCTGTCGTGGAGACAGGAACATAGAAAATGCTGGATACATGTCAAATGCCAGTGTTATCACTCTATCCTCACCTGTCACCCAGATCTCCAGCTTGTTGCTGGGGAAGGAGGCCAAGTGTGATGAGTTGCTCAGGTAATACACACAGCTGTAGTTTCCACTGTCATTACTTGTCACGTTCCAGAGCATGAAATCAGTCTGGTTTTTTCTTACTTGCCTGACTTGTAATGGTTCTGGGATCCCCATTTTCAACAGAGCAATTACAATACATTCGGTTCCATTGTATGGAGTGAGACATCGAAGTGTCCTGAGACCTGGAGTCATCCCAGGGTCTACATTGACTGAGAGCAAAGGTTCTGGGAGTGATCCTGAAGAGGACAAGGCAATGGAGGTAAAGAGAAGGGCCAGGGCTTTTCCATTTTCTACTGCACTTGGGGACTATCTCATCCATCTCTCCGTATTAACCATGTCTTTCATCTTCTGCATTTGATGCTTTAACATCTTGGGGCCTTGCTGCCCTTGGTGGGACCTCCCCTCGCAGGGTTAGTTAATTTCTAGAGCCAGTAAACAACTTGTCCTCAAGGATGTCCCTCAAATGCAAGCCAATAGATCCAGAGCCCATACTCTCAACCACCTTAATTATGGGGCTCTCACACTCAAGGTCAATGTTGTCCTCTCCTAATCACCCCAGGTCCAAGAACTAGACAACCAGGGACAGCCTCTACACCCCAAagccaattctttttttgtttttcttttctttctttcttttcttttcttttctttttttttttttttttttttttttgagacaggttctcattctatcacccaggcttgagtgcagtggcacgatcttggctcaccgcagcctctgcctctggggttcaagcaattctcgtgcctcagcctcccgagtagctgaaagcacaggtgcacaccaccacacccaggtaattattgtatttttgtagagatggagtttcgccatgttacccaggctgatgtcaaactcctgacctcaggtgatccaccctcctaggcctcccaaagtgctaggattacaggcatgaaccaccacacctggccaactctAATCTTGTTCTCCCCACAAAATACAATCAAAGCTCTGGTCCAcagttcttcctcctccctctgcccctcatTGACCCTGGTGCTTCCCCACATACTCCCCCCAGTAtagccttcctcctcctcttgggAACTGTAACAGACCATCTTTTCCATGGCAATCATCACTTGGTCTGTCAGTCTTACCATACCCCAATTTTCTATTAACTGACCATATTCTACACCACCCTCCCACATCCACATCATTGGGACCCTCTCAGAATCTCTGATGAGAATCTTGCTCCACATTCGGTTCCCATTTCCACATTGAAGGTGTTGCATctatccttcttcttcttttttttttttagacggagtcttgctctttcatccaggctgcagtgcagtggcacaatctcagctcattacaacctctgccttctgggctcaagagattctcttcctgcctcagcctccctagtagctgggattacaggcgcctgccaccacgcccagctaatttttgtattttaagtagaggtgaggtttcaccatgttggccaggctggtctcgaactcccgacctcaagtgatctgcccacctctgcctcccaaagtgctgggattacaggcatgagccaccgcgccgtgcctggcctgcatctATCTTTTTGTCTCCTAGATTCCTTCTTCCCCAGCCATGTCCCACGACAGGAAAAGAAATACGTGCATCAGGCAGGCtttggtgactcacgcctgtaatcccagcactttgggaggccaaggcaggaggatcacctgagctcaggagttcaagaccagcctgggcaacatagatcctgtctcaacaagtaatttaaaaattagccaggcatggtggtgcttgcctgtactcccagctacttgggaggctgatgtgggaaaatcgcttgagcctgggaggtcgaggctgcagtgaattgtgttcatgccactgcactcctgcctgggtgacagagcgagattctgtcaaaaaaaaaaaaagcagccgagcgcagtggctcactcctgtaatctcagcactttgggaggctgaggtgggcagatcacttgaggtcagcagttcgagatcagcctggccaacatggtaaaaccctgtctctactaaaatacaaaaattagccaggtgtggtggcgcacccctgtagttccagctactcgggaggctgaggcaggtgaattgcatgaacccaggaggcgggggttgcagtgagctgagatcatgccactgtactccagcctgggcaacagagcaagactccctctcaaaaaaaaaaaaaaggctgggtgtggaggttcacgtttataatcccagccctttgggaggccgaggcagatggatcacttgaggtcaggagtttgagatcaacctcaCCAATATGGTACAAcctcatctttattaaaaatacaaaaattaggccgggcgcggtggctcatgcctgtaatcccagcactttgggaggcggaggcaggtggatcacaaggtcaggagatggagaccatcctggctaacatggcgaaaccccatctctactaaaaacacaaacaattagctgggcgtggtggcgggcgcctgtagtcccagctactcgggaggctgaggagggagaattgcttgaacccaggaggcagaagttgcagtgagccgagatcgtgccactgcactccagcctgggagacacagcaagactctgtcttaaaaaaaaaaaagcaaagccaaaCCAAAGAAATGTGTGCATCAAAGAGTACATCTGCCCTTCTCACCTGTGACCACCAGCTGCAAGTGTTCACTGCTTTCTGACCACTCATGGGAGGCTGTTGTCTTGTAGGCACAAAAGTACCTCCCAGCATCCTTAGGCTTCAGGTCCGTGAAGGGGAATTCAGCTTCGTTTTCTGCCGAGCTCTGTTCCTGCTTGTACCCAGAGTCGTTCACCTTGCGCAGCACAAATGTCACATTCTGGGAATGAGCCTGACACTTCAGGGTCACATTGCTCTCGGCTTCAACCACCGAGCTGGGCCAGGCGTGGAGGGAGGGCTTGGGCGGTTTCTCTGGAAACAATTCAGAGTTAATTTGAGTCTAGAATTCAGACGATTAAAGGAAAAGGTCATGAAGCGTGGGATGCAGGAATAAAAGTTTAAGTAGGAGAAAACTCAccattctttttctcatcttcGTAGCCCAGACACAGCCCTGGAAGAGAAATCtcaatgagagaaaaattatgtgcTTGTCCTTGAGTACAAATCCAGCAGAGAACGTATGACTAGCTCTTTATAGgtctgagatatatatatatatataatgtatatatgtattatatataataaatgtattaagtatatgtacacatattacatataatacatatataaatataatatatatattaaatatatgtattacatatatgtatatatttttggcagATATCTCCCCAGACTTACCTCTTACTTTTGTTCCATTGTTTGTCATTCAGAAGCTACGTGTATGGAGAAAATTCCAGcaacttcttctttctttttttttttttttttttgaaatgtagtcttgctctgttgcacaggctggagtgcaatgacatgatctcagttcactgcaacctccgcctcccaggttcaagcaattttcctgcctcagcctcccgagtagctgggactacaggcacccgccaccacacctggctaatttttgcatttttagtagagacagggtctcaccatgttggccaggctggtcttgaactcctgacctcaggtgatccacacgcctcggcctcccaaagtgctgggattacaggcgtgagccactgcccccggcccagCAACCTTTTCTGATGTATTGAATTGCTTTCATGAGTAATCCTTTCACCATCTAGAAATTGTTCAACATTCACCTATGCTTTTTTCTGGTATTTTCTGTGattgcagtgttttgttttgttttgagacagagtctcgctgtgtcacccaggctggagtgcagtggtgcagtctcagctcactgcaacctcctccaccccctgggttcaagtgatactcgtacctcaggctccagagtagctgggactacaggtgtgtgccatcgtgcccagctaatttttgttgttgttgttgtagagatggggtttcaccatgttgcccaggctggtctcaaactcctgagctcaagtgatccacccgcctcagcctcccaaagcgctgggattacaggcatgagccaccgtgcccggcctgattgCAGTTTTACCCTTGCCACTTAAATAATGCAAAGGTTATTTTATCGTGGAGTGAgagtggtgggttttttttttttttttatttttcgagatggagtctcgctctgtcacccaggctggagtgcagtggcgcgatctcggctcaccgcaagctctgcctcccgggttcacgccattctcctgcctcggcctcccgagtagctgggactacaggcacccgccaccaagcccagctaattaatttttttgtatttttagtagagacggggtttcactgtgttagccaggatggtcttgatctcctgacctcgtgatccacccgcctcggactcccaaagtgctgggattacaggcatcagccaccgcgcccggccgagaggAGGGTTTTCTTGCTCAATTCCAATAGAGAGAATCTGCTCCCCCTTCCCCGTGTCTTCTGGTCCCAAATACTCTCCTCACTTTAGCTTTGGTTTCCACTTACATTATCCCCTCCCTCTTCTGTGTTCTGTTCTCTACATTCCCCGCTGGGAAGGTAGCGTCTTAAACTTGGGTGGAAAATGGGATGTCAGTCATGGGGCTTGTTTCAGGGTGAAGTTACGTAGAATTTAGGTAGAAATTCTCTAGAGCCACGACAGTGTCTCAGGACATTGGTTCCTTGTTGACACAGGTGCCGATACAGAACGTGACCCCCCACCAAGCTTCACCACAGAGGAATGAGGTGGAGGCCTCACGATGGACCGAAGCTGCGTTGGCAGCGAGATTAGCTGGGATTGGCAGGTAGGAAACAGCCTCTGGGTGGGCAGGGCATCCCAGGACTCAGGCTCTGTTTTGAGACCCTCCCCAAATCCCGCTTTTAGATTCATGTCATCTCATCTCTGCTATCCACCCATCGTCTGTTCAAACAGTGATtcctatattcttttttctttttgagacagggtctcactctgtggcccaggctggagtgccagggtgcagtcacagctcactgcagcctcaacctcctgggctcaagtgatccatccatctcagcctcccaaataactgggactacaggcatgcaccaccacgctggctgattttaaaatttttttgtagagatgaggactcacgatgttgcccaggctggtctcgaacacctgagttcaagtgattctcccaccttggcctcccaacatgctgggattacaggtgtgagctacctgcacccagcccaattcccatattctttttcttttctttttttttttttttttttgacatggagtctccctctgtcacccaggctggagggcagcggtgctatcttagctcactgcaacctctgcctcccaggttcaagcgattttcctgcctcagcctcccgagtagctgggattacaggtccttgccaccatgcccagctaatttttgtatttttagtagagacggggtttcaccatgttggccagtctggtctcaaactcctgacctcaagagatctgcccgcctgggcctcccaaagtcctgagattacaggcgtgagccaccacacctggctgatttgtgTTTCTTGAAAAGAGAAGTTCAAGTTGTAACTCCCAGGACCTgcgaatgtgaccttatttgaaaatagcatTGTctgatctttgcagatgtaattaattaaactaagatgaggtcatactagagTAGGCTGGGTATCTAATCCAATATAActtacaagaagagaaaaagagagacagagacacacagaaggAAGACGGCCATgcgaagacagaggcagagaggccAGGCTGCAATCATAgtgctttgggatgccaagataggagaattgcttgagcccaggagttggagactagcctgggcaatatagcaagatcccatctctaaaacagaaattattttaattagtccaacatggtggtgtgcacctgtagtcctagctgctcagaaggctgcggggaggactgcttgagctcaggaggttgaggctgcagtgagctatggtggtaccactgcactccggcctgggcaactgagtgagaccctgtctaaagaaaagaaaaaaaaaaacagagccaacgattggagtgatgcatctacaagttAAAGAATGCCGGgagcgctggctcacgcctgtaatctcaacagtttgggaggctgaggcgggcagatcacctgaggtcaggagttcgaggccagcctggccaacgtggtgaaaccctgtctctactaaaaatacaaaaattagccaggcatggtggtccatgcttgtaatcccagctacttgggaggctaaggcaggagaattgattgaacccaggaggtggaggttgcagtgagaaagatcatgccactgcactctagcctgggtgacagagcaagactccgcctcaagaaaaaaaaaaaatgccaagaatTGTCAGCCATCACTAGAAGAGGGGCATAAAACAGACGCTCCTTCATAGTTCTCAGAAGGAATCAACATTGCAAACACCTTGGTTTCAGACTTCTCATCTCCCCAACTTAAAGCAATTCTAATTCCTTTAAGCCACCAGGCTTGTAGTACTTTGGTATGGCAGCCATTGGGGGATGAGGTCAGTCTCCTGGTTGCCCAGCTTACTGTGCTCAGCAGCTGGAGGCTTGGGTATGAACCCGATAGTCATCTCTAAGGCACAaatagccgggtgcagtggctcacacctgtaatcccagcactttaggaggttgaagtgggtagatcacctgagttcaggagtttgagaccagcctggccaacatggtgaaaccccatctctactaaaaacacaaaaaattagccaggcgtggtggcgtgtgcctataatcccagcttctcgggaggcggaggcaggagaatcgcttgaacccaggaggtggaggttgcagtgagctgagatcacaccactgcactccagcctgggagacaaagcaagactctgtcaaaaaaaaaaaaaaatgctcatctaaGGTGCAAATGTGTGTAGGAGACGAGCATTACCCCACAAGGAAGGGCTGCAcccagaaaaggaggaaggaactGAAGCAGACGAAGCACGTCGATGTCCACCGCACCCCCCGTGCACCAGGGAGGAACTGGGGCCTTAGGGAGGTGGAGCTCTGCTGGGTCAAGCCTAGAGTTTCTATGTAGTAAAGCCGAGATTATAACCCAGGTCATCCGTTTCACAGTGTGAGCTCTGTCTGAATACATCAGGTTCAATTGGAGGATGGTTAAAATCAGCCTAAGAATCGAGCTGGTCAGAAAATTGTCTtcttggggccaggtgtggtggctcacgcctgtaatcccagcactttgggaggctgaggcgggcggatcacctgaggtcaggggctcgagaccagcctgaccaacatggtgaaaccccgtctctacttaaaatacaaaagtcagccgggtgtggtggcctgcacctgtagtcccacctactcgggaggctgaggcaggagaatcgcttgaacctgggagacggaggttgcagtgagcccagatcacgccattgcactccagcctgggctacagagtgagactctgtctcataaataaatgcatacatacataaataaataaataagagagagagagaagaaaattgtCTTTTTGCCCACAGCCTTGCACCCTGTAGATCCCTAAGCCCAGCCCTCCTCTATTCCGACGGAGGATGATGGCAGTACTGCGGTATTTAGCGGCTGCAGACTCGGAGACCCCACAGCAGCTCTGCCTTTCCCAGCGGAGTCTGTCCCCGTGTCTCTGCAGCGCGGCCTCCTCCTCGCTTGCATGTGGGCGGCAGAACTCACAGAACCCACAGCCCAGACCCACCCACCGCAGGTGTGCAACACCTGGAAGTCATTACTTCCACACACCGCATTTCCACCTGGACTGCCACTCCCACATGAGTTTTTCTCACCAGCCCAAGCCCATTCGTCCCAGTCCTGGAGACTCACCGAGGCAAAGCAGGGAGAGGAATTCTGCGGTCATAGCGTCCCTTCTGCCAGAACCAAGGCCCCGCCTTGGGTTTTACCCTTCAAAGGCGGAGCGGGACTGGGCCGGCCGCAGCTCTCCGGCTGCCCGGTTCGTCCCCAGGATGTGCAGATAGAGGAGGTTTTGCTCTGACACTCTGGTTCTCTGCCCCACTCTTGCAGTTTCCTTCTCACAACCGACTCAGGAAACAAGAAGCCGTCGATGATAACTTCTTCCCCATGAATCCGGTGTGTGTGGCCCCACCCGCCCGAGCTCTGTCCTACCTTATCTGAAGTTCTGCCAAGAGTTTTctgtaaatgtaattttttattttaaaacactaataccggccggacgcggtggctcacgcctgtaatcccagcaccttgagaggctgaggcgggcggatcacctgaggtcgggagttcaagaccagcctgaccaaaatggagaaacccccgtctctactaaaaatacaaaattagccaggcatggtggcgcatgcctgtaatcccagctactccggaggctgagacaggagaatggcttgaacccaggaggcggaggttgctgtgagccaagattgtgccactgcactccagcctggacaacaacggtgaaactgtctcaaacaagcaaacaaacaaacattaataCCTATAGCTTTATAGCTTCCGTGTACCCACTAGCCAGCTCCCCACAATGTTAAcctttttttggggggcgggggggacagagtcttgctctgtcacccaggctggagtgcagtggcgcgatctcggctcactgcaacctctgcctcatgggtttaaggattctcctgcctcagactcccaagtagctgggattacaagcatgcaccaccacacccagctaattttttgtagagatgggatttcaccatgtgggccaggctggtcttgaactcctggtctctagtgacccgcccacctcagcctcccaaagtgctgggattacaggcataagccactgtgcccggccaatggTAATCTCTTATAAttacagtactttttttttttttttttttttttgagacagaatctctgtcagccaggctggagtgcagtggcacaatcttggctcactgcaacctctgcctcccgggttcaagcgattctcctgcctcagcctcccgagttgccgGGAtgacaggtgtccgccaccactcttggctaattttttttgttctttttagtagaaacgaggttttgccatgttgcccaggctggtctcgaacttctgacctcaggcgatccgcctgcctcggcctcccaaactgctgggattacaggcgtgagccaccacgcccggcgtaTGGCACATTTTCAAAACCAGAGACTT includes these proteins:
- the VSTM1 gene encoding V-set and transmembrane domain-containing protein 1 isoform 1 precursor (isoform 1 precursor is encoded by transcript variant 1), whose translation is MTAEFLSLLCLGLCLGYEDEKKNEKPPKPSLHAWPSSVVEAESNVTLKCQAHSQNVTFVLRKVNDSGYKQEQSSAENEAEFPFTDLKPKDAGRYFCAYKTTASHEWSESSEHLQLVVTDKHDELEAPSMKTDTRTIFVAIFSCISILLLFLSVFIIYRCSQHSSSSEESTKRTSHSKLPEQEAAEADLSNMERVSLSTADPQGVTYAELSTSALSEAASDTTQEPPGSHEYAALKV
- the VSTM1 gene encoding V-set and transmembrane domain-containing protein 1 isoform 3 precursor (isoform 3 precursor is encoded by transcript variant 3); amino-acid sequence: MTAEFLSLLCLGLCLGYEDEKKNEKPPKPSLHAWPSSVVEAESNVTLKCQAHSQNVTFVLRKVNDSGYKQEQSSAENEAEFPFTDLKPKDAGRYFCAYKTTASHEWSESSEHLQLVVTDKHDELEAPSMKTGSSSEESTKRTSHSKLPEQEAAEADLSNMERVSLSTADPQGVTYAELSTSALSEAASDTTQEPPGSHEYAALKV
- the VSTM1 gene encoding V-set and transmembrane domain-containing protein 1 isoform X1; amino-acid sequence: MTAEFLSLLCLGLCLGYEDEKKNEKPPKPSLHAWPSSVVEAESNVTLKCQAHSQNVTFVLRKVNDSGYKQEQSSAENEAEFPFTDLKPKDAGRYFCAYKTTASHEWSESSEHLQLVVTGSLPEPLLSVNVDPGMTPGLRTLRCLTPYNGTECIVIALLKMGIPEPLQVRQVRKNQTDFMLWNVTSNDSGNYSCVYYLSNSSHLASFPSNKLEIWVTDKHDELEAPSMKTDGETEAWRRLRKFPKAIGSSSSETPEPSLSPSSAASPSFSSSSQSSSSTDAASTVSSENAKGERGSEGFSRTSHSKLPEQEAAEADLSNMERVSLSTADPQGVTYAELSTSALSEAASDTTQEPPGSHEYAALKV
- the VSTM1 gene encoding V-set and transmembrane domain-containing protein 1 isoform X4 — translated: MTAEFLSLLCLGLCLGYEDEKKNEKPPKPSLHAWPSSVVEAESNVTLKCQAHSQNVTFVLRKVNDSGYKQEQSSAENEAEFPFTDLKPKDAGRYFCAYKTTASHEWSESSEHLQLVVTGSLPEPLLSVNVDPGMTPGLRTLRCLTPYNGTECIVIALLKMGIPEPLQVRQVRKNQTDFMLWNVTSNDSGNYSCVYYLSNSSHLASFPSNKLEIWVTDKHDELEAPSMKTGSSSEESTKRTSHSKLPEQEAAEADLSNMERVSLSTADPQGVTYAELSTSALSEAASDTTQEPPGSHEYAALKV
- the VSTM1 gene encoding V-set and transmembrane domain-containing protein 1 isoform X2, whose amino-acid sequence is MTAEFLSLLCLGLCLGYEDEKKNEKPPKPSLHAWPSSVVEAESNVTLKCQAHSQNVTFVLRKVNDSGYKQEQSSAENEAEFPFTDLKPKDAGRYFCAYKTTASHEWSESSEHLQLVVTGSLPEPLLSVNVDPGMTPGLRTLRCLTPYNGTECIVIALLKMGIPEPLQVRQVRKNQTDFMLWNVTSNDSGNYSCVYYLSNSSHLASFPSNKLEIWVTDKHDELEAPSMKTDTRTIFVAIFSCISILLLFLSVFIIYRCSQHSSSSEESTKRTSHSKLPEQEAAEADLSNMERVSLSTADPQGVTYAELSTSALSEAASDTTQEPPGSHEYAALKV
- the VSTM1 gene encoding V-set and transmembrane domain-containing protein 1 isoform X3, whose amino-acid sequence is MTAEFLSLLCLGLCLGYEDEKKNEKPPKPSLHAWPSSVVEAESNVTLKCQAHSQNVTFVLRKVNDSGYKQEQSSAENEAEFPFTDLKPKDAGRYFCAYKTTASHEWSESSEHLQLVVTGSLPEPLLSVNVDPGMTPGLRTLRCLTPYNGTECIVIALLKMGIPEPLQVRQVRKNQTDFMLWNVTSNDSGNYSCVYYLSNSSHLASFPSNKLEIWVTDKHDELEAPSMKTDGETEAWRRLRKFPKAIGSSSSETPEPSLSPSSAASPSFSSSSQSSSSTDAASTVHHLRNPPREPAIPNFRSRRLPRQIYPIWKGYLSRRQTPKE